From the genome of Rhizobium binae, one region includes:
- the pdhA gene encoding pyruvate dehydrogenase (acetyl-transferring) E1 component subunit alpha, translating into MAPRKTATVSSRKTAAKPAAKSSNGGPVADFDRDEELKAYREMLLIRRFEEKAGQLYGMGFIGGFCHLYIGQEAVVVGMQMAQKEGDQVITAYRDHGHMLATGMEARGVMAELTGRRSGYSHGKGGSMHMFSKEKHFYGGHGIVGAQVSLGTGLAFANHYRGNGNVAIAYFGDGAANQGQVYESFNMAALWKLPIVYIVENNRYAMGTSTARATAQSNYSLRGSGFGIPGIQVDGMDVRAVKAAADEALEHCRSGKGPIILEMLTYRYRGHSMSDPAKYRTKEEVQKMRSEQDPIEQVKARLIEKGWASEDDLKAIDKDVRDIVADSADFAQADPEPDASELYTDILL; encoded by the coding sequence ATGGCGCCGCGAAAGACCGCGACCGTTTCCAGCCGCAAAACTGCAGCAAAACCAGCAGCCAAATCATCGAATGGAGGCCCGGTAGCCGACTTCGATCGGGATGAGGAACTCAAGGCCTATCGCGAGATGCTTCTGATCCGCCGCTTCGAGGAGAAGGCCGGTCAGCTTTACGGCATGGGCTTCATCGGCGGCTTTTGCCATCTCTACATCGGTCAGGAAGCTGTCGTCGTCGGCATGCAGATGGCGCAGAAGGAAGGCGACCAGGTCATTACCGCCTATCGTGACCACGGCCACATGCTGGCAACGGGCATGGAAGCGCGCGGCGTCATGGCGGAGCTGACCGGGCGCCGCAGCGGCTATTCCCACGGGAAGGGCGGCTCGATGCATATGTTCTCGAAAGAGAAGCATTTCTACGGCGGTCATGGCATCGTCGGTGCCCAGGTCTCGCTCGGAACCGGTCTCGCCTTCGCCAATCATTACCGCGGCAATGGCAATGTCGCGATCGCCTATTTCGGCGACGGTGCCGCTAACCAGGGCCAGGTCTACGAGAGCTTCAACATGGCCGCTCTCTGGAAGCTGCCGATCGTCTATATCGTCGAGAACAACCGCTACGCCATGGGCACGTCGACGGCCCGCGCCACCGCTCAGTCGAACTACTCGCTGCGCGGCTCCGGCTTCGGCATCCCCGGCATCCAGGTCGACGGCATGGACGTGCGCGCCGTCAAGGCGGCGGCCGATGAGGCGCTCGAACATTGTCGCTCCGGCAAGGGCCCGATCATCCTGGAAATGCTGACCTACCGCTACCGCGGCCACTCGATGTCCGACCCGGCGAAGTACCGCACGAAGGAAGAAGTGCAGAAGATGCGCTCCGAGCAGGATCCGATCGAGCAGGTCAAGGCGCGCCTCATCGAAAAGGGCTGGGCCTCCGAAGACGATCTGAAGGCGATCGACAAGGATGTCCGCGATATCGTCGCCGACAGCGCCGATTTTGCCCAGGCCGACCCGGAGCCGGATGCATCCGAGCTCTACACCGACATTCTGCTCTAA
- a CDS encoding FtsB family cell division protein yields the protein MWTRHHKKRKLGRFVIPAMTVAFLSYFGYHCIHGDYGLRATETFERQRVAREKELAVLKAKREHLESQVALLSDGSLDKDMLDEKARYQLNMSRADEIVIFNHYSN from the coding sequence ATGTGGACAAGGCATCATAAAAAGAGAAAGCTTGGCCGCTTCGTCATTCCGGCCATGACGGTCGCCTTCCTTTCCTATTTCGGCTATCATTGCATCCATGGCGATTACGGCTTGCGGGCGACGGAGACGTTCGAGCGTCAGCGCGTCGCGCGCGAAAAAGAGCTTGCGGTTTTGAAGGCGAAGCGCGAACATCTGGAAAGTCAGGTCGCGCTCCTCAGTGACGGCTCGCTCGACAAGGATATGCTGGACGAAAAGGCGCGCTATCAGCTGAATATGTCGCGCGCGGACGAGATCGTCATATTCAACCATTATTCCAATTAA
- a CDS encoding pyruvate dehydrogenase complex dihydrolipoamide acetyltransferase has translation MPINITMPALSPTMEEGNLAKWLVKEGDKVKSGDVIAEIETDKATMEVEAVDEGTVAKLVVAAGTEGVKVNALIAVLAADGEDVAAAASGAASAAPAKAEAAPAPKAEAAPVKSESAPAAAPAAAPAAASAGGNRTFSSPLARRLAKEAGIDLSAVAGSGPHGRVVKSDIEAAVAGGGAKAAAAAPQAAAAPAPAAVPKGTSDDAVLKLFEPGSYELVPHDGMRKTIARRLVESKQTIPHFYVSVDCELDALMALRAQLNDAAPRKDNAPAYKLSVNDMVIKAMALALRDVPDANVSWTDSNMVKHKYADVGVAVSIPGGLITPIIRKAEQKTLSVISNEMRDLGKRAKDRKLKPEEYQGGTSSVSNMGMMGVKNFAAVVNPPHATILAVGAGEQRVVVKNGEMAIATVMSVTLSTDHRCVDGALGAELLQAFKGYIENPMGMLV, from the coding sequence ATGCCGATCAATATCACGATGCCCGCCCTCTCTCCGACCATGGAAGAAGGCAATCTGGCCAAGTGGCTGGTCAAGGAAGGCGACAAGGTCAAGTCTGGCGATGTGATCGCCGAGATCGAGACCGACAAGGCGACGATGGAAGTCGAAGCCGTCGATGAAGGCACGGTTGCCAAGCTCGTTGTTGCCGCCGGCACCGAAGGCGTCAAGGTGAACGCCCTGATCGCCGTTCTCGCGGCCGATGGCGAGGATGTCGCTGCTGCGGCGAGCGGCGCGGCTTCCGCTGCTCCTGCAAAGGCTGAAGCCGCGCCGGCGCCGAAGGCCGAGGCTGCGCCGGTGAAGTCTGAGTCCGCTCCGGCTGCTGCGCCCGCCGCCGCACCCGCGGCAGCTTCAGCAGGCGGCAACCGCACCTTCTCTTCGCCGCTTGCCCGCCGCCTCGCCAAGGAGGCCGGCATCGATCTTTCGGCGGTCGCAGGCTCGGGCCCGCATGGCCGCGTCGTCAAGAGCGACATCGAAGCCGCCGTTGCCGGCGGTGGCGCCAAGGCTGCCGCCGCTGCTCCGCAGGCAGCCGCAGCTCCGGCCCCGGCCGCTGTGCCGAAGGGCACTTCCGATGACGCCGTGCTAAAGCTGTTCGAGCCGGGCTCCTACGAGCTTGTGCCGCATGACGGCATGCGCAAGACGATCGCCAGGCGCCTGGTCGAATCCAAGCAGACGATCCCGCATTTCTACGTCAGCGTCGATTGCGAACTCGACGCGCTGATGGCGCTGCGCGCCCAGCTGAACGATGCGGCGCCGCGCAAGGACAACGCTCCGGCCTACAAGCTTTCGGTCAACGACATGGTGATCAAGGCCATGGCGCTGGCGTTGCGCGATGTTCCCGACGCCAACGTCTCCTGGACCGACAGCAACATGGTCAAGCACAAGTACGCCGATGTCGGCGTCGCCGTCTCGATTCCCGGCGGTCTGATTACCCCGATCATCCGCAAGGCCGAGCAGAAGACGCTGTCTGTCATCTCCAACGAGATGCGCGATCTCGGCAAACGGGCCAAGGACCGCAAGCTGAAGCCCGAGGAATATCAGGGCGGCACCAGCTCGGTCTCGAATATGGGCATGATGGGCGTCAAGAACTTCGCAGCCGTCGTGAACCCGCCGCATGCGACGATCCTCGCGGTCGGCGCCGGCGAGCAGCGGGTCGTCGTCAAGAACGGAGAAATGGCGATCGCCACGGTCATGAGCGTCACACTGTCGACCGACCATCGCTGCGTCGACGGTGCGCTCGGCGCCGAGCTGCTCCAGGCCTTCAAGGGCTACATCGAAAACCCGATGGGCATGCTTGTCTGA
- the kdsA gene encoding 3-deoxy-8-phosphooctulonate synthase, whose amino-acid sequence MSTDTNSEVKIGEGEGQVTFSNTGRLSLIAGPCQMESRDHAFMVAGTLKELCAKLGIGLVYKSSFDKANRTSLSAERGIGLEKGMEVFADLKREFGFPVLTDVHTAEQCAEVAEVIDVLQIPAFLCRQTDLLIAAARTGRVVNVKKGQFLAPWDMKNVLKKLNASGNPNVLLCERGASFGYNTLVSDMRSLPIMAAMGAPVIFDATHSVAQPGGQGESSGGQREFVETLARAAVATGIAGVFLETHQDPDNAPSDGPNMVYLKDMPRLLEKLLAFDAVAKA is encoded by the coding sequence ATGAGCACTGATACCAATTCCGAGGTCAAGATCGGCGAAGGCGAAGGCCAGGTCACCTTTTCCAATACCGGCCGCCTGTCGCTGATTGCCGGCCCCTGCCAGATGGAGAGCCGTGATCACGCGTTCATGGTCGCCGGCACGCTGAAGGAGCTCTGCGCAAAGCTCGGCATCGGCCTCGTCTACAAGAGTTCCTTCGACAAGGCGAACCGCACTTCGCTTTCGGCCGAGCGCGGCATCGGGCTTGAAAAAGGCATGGAGGTCTTCGCCGACCTGAAGAGGGAATTCGGCTTTCCCGTCCTGACCGACGTCCACACCGCCGAGCAATGCGCCGAGGTGGCGGAGGTGATCGACGTTCTGCAAATTCCCGCCTTCCTCTGCCGGCAGACGGACCTTCTGATCGCCGCCGCCCGGACCGGCCGCGTCGTCAACGTCAAGAAGGGGCAGTTCCTCGCCCCCTGGGATATGAAGAACGTCCTGAAGAAGCTCAATGCCAGCGGTAATCCGAACGTGCTGCTATGCGAGCGCGGCGCCTCCTTCGGCTACAATACGCTGGTTTCCGACATGCGCTCGCTGCCGATCATGGCGGCGATGGGCGCGCCCGTCATTTTCGATGCGACCCATTCCGTCGCCCAGCCGGGCGGGCAGGGCGAATCCTCGGGCGGTCAGCGCGAATTCGTCGAGACGCTGGCGCGCGCAGCCGTGGCGACAGGCATTGCCGGCGTGTTCCTCGAAACCCACCAAGACCCTGACAACGCACCGTCCGACGGCCCGAACATGGTCTATCTCAAGGACATGCCGCGGCTGCTTGAGAAATTACTTGCGTTTGATGCGGTCGCCAAGGCCTGA
- a CDS encoding VOC family protein, protein MIAHSAKPHPLDHVVLPVVNIDLARERLGKLGFTVAADARHPFGTENACVFFADKTYIEPLGVASVEESEIAARQGNVFIARNRAFRFRCGEEGLSALAFRTEDAGLDHRRFFGNGASAGEMLQFSRPIRMPDGSESVGNFKLAFSGDLRAPDFFLFTCQRINAFPADRAALETHANGVTGISEIALCTPEPAAFAAFVGLAVGQTAVEKTGFGMKIAASNAKISLMTPEGLEAYFELAVSAADRGLRGQAILFTVTDLAVTEAHLAANGVTYTRKNNRILVKPTPGQGALFAFEETR, encoded by the coding sequence ATGATCGCACATTCCGCCAAGCCGCACCCGCTGGATCATGTCGTGCTGCCCGTCGTCAATATCGACCTGGCGCGCGAAAGGCTCGGCAAGCTCGGCTTCACCGTCGCCGCCGATGCGCGCCATCCGTTCGGAACGGAAAATGCCTGCGTCTTTTTCGCCGACAAGACCTACATCGAGCCGCTGGGGGTGGCGAGCGTCGAGGAAAGCGAGATAGCGGCCCGCCAGGGGAATGTCTTCATCGCCCGCAATCGCGCCTTCCGCTTCCGCTGCGGCGAGGAGGGACTTTCGGCGCTGGCCTTCCGCACCGAAGATGCCGGCCTCGATCATCGGCGATTCTTCGGCAACGGTGCGAGTGCCGGCGAGATGTTGCAGTTCAGCAGGCCGATACGGATGCCGGACGGTTCGGAAAGCGTCGGCAATTTCAAACTGGCCTTTTCAGGAGATCTGCGCGCGCCCGACTTCTTCCTATTCACCTGTCAGCGCATCAATGCCTTCCCCGCCGATCGCGCCGCGCTGGAGACACATGCCAACGGCGTGACCGGCATTTCCGAGATCGCGCTTTGTACGCCGGAGCCGGCTGCGTTTGCCGCCTTCGTCGGTCTTGCGGTCGGGCAAACGGCGGTGGAGAAAACTGGTTTCGGCATGAAGATCGCAGCCTCGAATGCCAAGATCAGCCTGATGACGCCGGAAGGGCTAGAGGCCTATTTCGAGCTTGCCGTTTCCGCCGCCGATCGTGGCCTGCGCGGCCAGGCAATCCTCTTCACCGTCACCGATCTTGCCGTGACAGAAGCGCATTTGGCTGCTAACGGAGTGACATATACACGCAAGAACAATCGCATTCTGGTGAAGCCCACGCCCGGGCAGGGCGCGCTTTTTGCCTTCGAGGAAACACGATGA
- a CDS encoding SGNH/GDSL hydrolase family protein: MTKTVLCYGDSLTWGYDAETIGRHEYKNRWPSVLQAALGSEARVIAEGLNGRTTAFDDHLADCDRNGARVLPTILQTHAPLDLVILLLGTNDMKPVVAGSAFAACQGISRLVRLIRNHAWPFEFDGPEILIVAPPAICATGNVPFAASFPGGIEESAKLATLYRDLADELGCGFFDGNSVAKTTPIDGIHLDAENTRALGRGLESIVRMMLGI, from the coding sequence ATGACCAAGACCGTTCTTTGCTATGGCGACTCGCTGACCTGGGGGTATGACGCCGAGACGATCGGCCGTCATGAGTACAAGAATCGCTGGCCGAGCGTGCTTCAGGCAGCGCTCGGCAGCGAGGCGCGCGTCATCGCCGAAGGCCTGAACGGTCGCACGACCGCTTTCGACGATCACCTCGCCGATTGCGACCGCAACGGGGCGCGGGTTCTGCCGACGATCCTGCAGACGCATGCGCCGCTCGATCTCGTCATCCTCCTGCTCGGCACCAACGACATGAAGCCGGTCGTGGCGGGTTCGGCCTTTGCCGCCTGCCAGGGCATCAGCCGCCTCGTGCGGCTGATCCGCAATCATGCGTGGCCCTTCGAGTTCGACGGGCCAGAGATTCTGATCGTGGCACCGCCGGCGATCTGCGCGACGGGCAATGTGCCTTTCGCCGCCTCCTTTCCCGGCGGCATCGAAGAATCGGCCAAGCTTGCGACACTCTATCGTGACCTTGCCGACGAACTCGGCTGCGGCTTTTTCGACGGCAACTCCGTCGCCAAGACCACGCCGATCGACGGCATTCATCTCGATGCGGAGAACACGCGTGCGCTGGGGCGCGGCCTGGAATCGATCGTGCGGATGATGCTGGGGATCTGA
- the lexA gene encoding transcriptional repressor LexA, which produces MLTRKQQELLLFIHERMKESGVPPSFDEMKDALDLASKSGIHRLITALEERGFIRRLPNRARALEVIKLPEAYSPSLQPRRGFSPSVIEGSLGKPQPVAAPAAARPIADNGNSVSVPVMGRIAAGVPISAIQNNTHDIVVPADMLGSGEHYALEVKGDSMIDAGIFDGDTVIIRNGSTASPGDIVVALVDDEEATLKRFRRKGASIALEAANPAYETRIFGPDRVKVQGKLVGLIRRYH; this is translated from the coding sequence ATGCTCACGCGCAAACAACAGGAGCTTCTCCTTTTCATTCATGAGCGCATGAAGGAATCCGGCGTTCCTCCCTCTTTCGACGAGATGAAGGACGCCCTGGATCTCGCCTCGAAATCCGGCATTCATCGCTTGATCACGGCGCTCGAGGAACGCGGTTTCATTCGCCGCCTACCGAACCGGGCCCGGGCGCTGGAGGTGATCAAGCTGCCGGAGGCCTATAGCCCCAGCCTTCAGCCGCGCCGCGGGTTTTCCCCGAGTGTTATCGAAGGCAGCCTCGGCAAGCCCCAGCCGGTCGCCGCCCCCGCTGCCGCAAGGCCGATCGCCGACAACGGCAACTCCGTCTCCGTGCCGGTCATGGGCCGGATCGCCGCCGGTGTTCCGATCTCGGCAATCCAGAACAATACACACGACATCGTCGTTCCCGCGGATATGCTCGGTTCGGGCGAACATTACGCGCTGGAGGTCAAGGGCGATTCGATGATCGACGCCGGGATCTTCGACGGCGACACGGTGATCATCCGCAATGGCAGCACCGCAAGTCCCGGCGATATCGTCGTTGCGCTCGTCGACGACGAGGAAGCGACGCTGAAGCGCTTTCGCCGCAAGGGTGCCTCGATCGCGCTCGAAGCCGCCAACCCGGCTTATGAGACTCGTATCTTCGGGCCCGACCGGGTCAAGGTGCAGGGCAAGCTGGTCGGCCTCATTCGCCGTTATCACTGA
- the eno gene encoding phosphopyruvate hydratase: MTAITDIIAREILDSRGNPTVEVDVYLEDGSMGRAAVPSGASTGAHEAVELRDGGKRYLGKGVEKAVEAANTEIFDAIGGIDAENQIQIDNIMIELDGTPNKSRLGANAILGVSLAVAKAAAQASGLPLYRYVGGASASLLPVPMMNIINGGAHADNPIDFQEFMILPVGADTIAEAVRMGSEVFHTLRKELAAQGHNTNVGDEGGFAPGLKSASEALDFIVKSVEKAGYKPGEDIYLGLDCASTEFFKDGKYVLEGEGRTLESGAMAEYLAELAAKYPIISIEDGMAEDDWDGWKALTDLAGKNIQLVGDDLFVTNSARLRDGIRMGVANSILVKVNQIGSLTETLDAVNTAHKAAYTAVMSHRSGETEDSTIADLAVATNCGQIKTGSLSRSDRLAKYNQLIRIEEGLGPQAQYAGRSIIRG; this comes from the coding sequence ATGACTGCAATCACCGATATCATCGCCCGCGAGATTCTCGATAGCCGTGGCAACCCCACCGTCGAAGTCGATGTCTATCTCGAAGACGGCAGCATGGGCCGCGCGGCCGTTCCCTCGGGCGCTTCGACGGGCGCTCATGAGGCGGTCGAGCTGCGCGACGGCGGCAAGCGCTACCTCGGCAAGGGCGTCGAGAAGGCGGTCGAGGCGGCCAACACCGAGATCTTCGACGCTATCGGCGGTATCGACGCCGAAAACCAGATCCAGATCGACAACATCATGATCGAACTGGACGGAACGCCGAACAAGTCGCGTCTCGGCGCCAACGCCATTCTCGGCGTGTCGCTGGCCGTCGCTAAGGCGGCCGCCCAGGCCTCCGGCCTGCCGCTCTACCGTTATGTCGGCGGCGCTTCGGCCAGCCTGCTGCCGGTGCCGATGATGAACATAATCAACGGCGGCGCGCACGCCGACAATCCGATCGACTTCCAGGAATTCATGATCCTGCCGGTCGGCGCCGATACAATCGCCGAAGCCGTTCGCATGGGTTCGGAAGTCTTCCATACGCTGCGCAAGGAGCTTGCAGCCCAGGGCCACAACACCAATGTCGGTGACGAAGGCGGTTTCGCACCGGGCCTGAAGAGCGCTTCAGAGGCCCTCGACTTCATCGTCAAGTCGGTTGAGAAAGCCGGCTACAAACCGGGTGAGGACATCTACCTCGGCCTCGACTGCGCCTCGACGGAATTCTTCAAGGACGGCAAATACGTACTCGAAGGTGAAGGTCGCACGCTCGAATCGGGCGCCATGGCCGAATATCTGGCCGAGCTGGCCGCCAAGTACCCGATCATCTCGATCGAAGACGGTATGGCCGAAGACGACTGGGACGGCTGGAAGGCGTTGACCGATCTGGCCGGCAAGAACATTCAGCTCGTCGGCGACGATCTCTTCGTCACCAACTCCGCCCGTCTTCGCGACGGCATCCGCATGGGTGTCGCCAACTCGATCCTGGTCAAGGTCAACCAGATCGGCTCGCTGACGGAAACGCTCGATGCGGTCAATACGGCGCATAAGGCCGCCTACACCGCCGTCATGTCCCACCGCTCCGGCGAAACCGAGGATTCGACCATCGCCGATCTCGCGGTTGCCACCAACTGCGGCCAGATCAAGACCGGCTCGCTGTCGCGTTCCGACCGTCTCGCGAAGTACAACCAGCTGATCCGCATCGAGGAAGGCCTCGGGCCCCAGGCCCAGTATGCCGGCCGCTCGATCATCCGCGGCTGA
- a CDS encoding GNAT family N-acetyltransferase yields the protein MTAFIALRQASRRDASELAILADIASHGFASWLWFADVANGVSDTPLERGRLKMSEEEAVGGWRDAVIAEAYGEVAGVAIGHALDEGIGDIEATIPATEPMLALQKTVVGSWFIGSLGVYRHLRGIGIGRRLLEDQIDRADRRPVSLITASDNEAALSLYGRNGFLEAARADAVPLFDNSKSHAWVLMTRSAA from the coding sequence ATGACCGCCTTCATCGCTCTGCGGCAGGCCTCACGGCGGGATGCCTCGGAGCTGGCGATTCTGGCGGATATCGCATCGCATGGGTTTGCCTCCTGGCTCTGGTTTGCCGATGTGGCGAATGGTGTCAGCGACACGCCGTTGGAGCGGGGGCGGCTGAAAATGAGCGAGGAGGAGGCTGTTGGCGGCTGGCGGGATGCTGTGATCGCCGAGGCTTACGGCGAAGTTGCAGGTGTGGCCATCGGCCATGCGCTCGATGAAGGCATAGGCGATATTGAGGCGACGATCCCGGCGACAGAGCCGATGCTCGCCTTGCAGAAGACGGTGGTGGGAAGCTGGTTCATCGGCAGTCTCGGCGTCTATCGCCATCTGCGCGGCATCGGCATCGGACGCAGGTTGCTGGAGGATCAGATCGACAGGGCCGATCGCCGGCCTGTCAGTCTCATTACCGCAAGCGATAACGAAGCGGCTTTGTCGCTTTATGGAAGAAACGGATTTTTGGAGGCTGCGCGCGCCGATGCCGTGCCGCTCTTCGACAACAGCAAGAGCCACGCGTGGGTGCTCATGACCCGCAGCGCAGCGTAA
- the lpdA gene encoding dihydrolipoyl dehydrogenase, translating to MAESYDVIIIGSGPGGYVAAIRASQLGLKTAIVEREHMGGICLNWGCIPTKALLRSAEVLDHANHFKDFGLVLEGTVKPDAKAVVGRSRAVSARLNAGVGFLMKKNKIDIIWGEAKLTKPGEIVVGKSSKPVVEPQHPLPKNVKGGGTYNAKHIIIATGARPRALPGIEPDGKLIWTYFEALKPDALPKSLIVMGSGAIGIEFASFYRSMGVDVTVVEVMPTIMPVEDAEITAIARKQLEKRGLKIFTSAKVTKVEKGAGSITAHVETSDGKVQQITADRMISAVGVQGNVENLGLEALGIKTDRGCVVADGYGRTNVAGIYAIGDVAGPPMLAHKAEHEGVVCVEKIAGLPNVHPTDKGKVPGCTYCNPQVASVGLTEAKAKELGRDIRVGRFSFAANGKAIALGEDQGMVKVIFDKKTGELLGAHMVGAEVTELIQGFVVAMNLETTEEELMHTIFPHPTVSETMKEAVLDAYGRVLNA from the coding sequence ATGGCTGAATCCTACGACGTCATCATCATCGGCTCGGGCCCTGGCGGCTATGTCGCCGCCATCCGCGCCAGCCAGCTCGGCCTCAAGACCGCTATCGTCGAGCGCGAGCATATGGGCGGCATCTGCCTGAACTGGGGCTGCATCCCCACCAAGGCGCTGCTGCGCTCGGCCGAAGTGCTCGATCACGCCAATCACTTCAAGGATTTCGGTCTCGTTCTCGAAGGCACGGTCAAGCCGGACGCCAAGGCCGTCGTCGGCCGCTCGCGCGCCGTCTCCGCCCGTCTCAATGCCGGCGTCGGCTTCCTGATGAAGAAGAACAAGATCGATATCATCTGGGGCGAAGCGAAGTTGACGAAGCCCGGCGAGATCGTCGTCGGCAAATCGTCGAAGCCTGTCGTCGAGCCGCAGCATCCGCTGCCGAAGAACGTCAAGGGCGGGGGCACCTATAATGCCAAGCACATCATCATCGCGACCGGCGCCCGCCCGCGCGCGCTGCCGGGCATCGAGCCAGATGGCAAGCTGATCTGGACCTATTTCGAGGCGCTGAAGCCCGACGCGCTGCCGAAGTCGCTGATCGTCATGGGCTCGGGCGCGATCGGCATCGAATTCGCTAGCTTCTACCGCTCGATGGGCGTCGATGTGACGGTTGTCGAAGTCATGCCGACCATCATGCCGGTCGAGGATGCCGAAATCACCGCCATAGCCCGCAAGCAGCTGGAAAAGCGCGGCCTGAAGATCTTCACCAGCGCCAAGGTGACGAAGGTCGAGAAGGGTGCGGGCAGCATCACCGCCCATGTCGAGACGTCAGACGGCAAGGTCCAGCAGATCACCGCTGACCGGATGATCTCCGCCGTCGGCGTCCAGGGCAACGTCGAAAATCTCGGCCTGGAAGCGCTCGGCATCAAGACCGACCGCGGCTGCGTCGTCGCCGACGGTTACGGCAGGACCAATGTCGCCGGCATCTATGCGATCGGCGACGTCGCCGGCCCGCCGATGCTGGCGCACAAGGCCGAGCATGAAGGCGTGGTCTGCGTCGAAAAGATCGCCGGCCTGCCGAACGTGCATCCGACCGACAAGGGCAAGGTTCCCGGCTGCACCTATTGCAACCCGCAGGTCGCCTCCGTCGGTCTCACCGAGGCCAAGGCCAAGGAGCTCGGCCGCGACATCCGCGTCGGCCGTTTCTCTTTTGCGGCCAACGGCAAGGCGATCGCGCTCGGCGAAGACCAGGGCATGGTGAAAGTGATCTTCGACAAGAAGACCGGCGAGCTGCTCGGCGCCCACATGGTGGGCGCCGAGGTCACCGAACTCATCCAGGGCTTCGTCGTCGCGATGAACCTAGAGACGACAGAGGAAGAGCTGATGCACACGATCTTCCCGCATCCGACCGTCTCCGAAACGATGAAGGAAGCGGTACTCGATGCCTACGGCCGTGTGCTGAACGCTTGA
- a CDS encoding pyruvate dehydrogenase complex E1 component subunit beta, with amino-acid sequence MPIDILMPALSPTMEEGTLSKWLKQEGDKVTSGDVIAEIETDKATMEVEAVDEGIIGKLLVDAGTEGVKVNTKIAVLLQDGESADAISAAPAAAQPAPVAAPQVAQEEKPTNSGSAAAPVPAEPKAVIPNDPEIPAGTEMVSMTVREALRDAMAEEMRASDDVFVMGEEVAEYQGAYKVTQGLLQEFGPRRVIDTPITEHGFAGVGVGAAMAGLRPIVEFMTFNFAMQAIDHIINSAAKTLYMSGGQMGAPIVFRGPNGAAARVGAQHSQDYAAWYSAIPGLKVVMPYTASDAKGLLKAAIRDPNPVIFLENEILYGQHFDVPKLDNFVLPIGKARIHRQGKDATVVSFGIGMTYATKAVAELEKIGIDVELIDLRTIRPMDLPTVIESVKKTGRLVTVEEGYPQSSVGTEIATRVMQQAFDYLDAPILTIAGKDVPMPYAANLEKLALPNVGEVVDAVKAVCYK; translated from the coding sequence ATGCCTATCGATATCCTCATGCCCGCCCTCTCTCCGACGATGGAAGAAGGCACGCTGTCCAAATGGCTGAAGCAGGAAGGTGACAAGGTCACCTCCGGCGACGTGATTGCCGAAATCGAAACCGACAAGGCGACGATGGAAGTCGAAGCCGTCGACGAAGGCATCATCGGCAAGCTGCTCGTCGATGCCGGCACCGAAGGCGTCAAGGTCAACACCAAGATCGCCGTGCTGTTGCAGGACGGCGAATCGGCCGACGCGATTTCCGCCGCTCCTGCTGCTGCTCAGCCGGCTCCGGTCGCCGCTCCGCAGGTTGCTCAAGAGGAAAAGCCGACAAATTCCGGTTCGGCTGCTGCTCCCGTTCCCGCCGAGCCCAAGGCCGTCATTCCGAACGATCCGGAAATCCCGGCCGGCACCGAAATGGTGTCGATGACGGTGCGCGAGGCGCTCCGCGACGCCATGGCCGAAGAAATGCGCGCCAGTGACGACGTCTTCGTCATGGGCGAGGAAGTCGCCGAATATCAGGGCGCCTACAAGGTCACTCAAGGCCTGCTGCAGGAATTCGGCCCCCGCCGCGTCATCGATACGCCGATCACCGAACACGGCTTCGCCGGTGTCGGCGTCGGCGCCGCCATGGCCGGCCTTCGCCCGATCGTCGAATTCATGACCTTCAACTTCGCCATGCAGGCGATCGACCACATCATCAACTCGGCTGCCAAGACGCTCTATATGTCCGGCGGCCAGATGGGCGCTCCGATCGTCTTCCGCGGCCCCAACGGTGCCGCCGCCCGCGTCGGCGCCCAGCACAGCCAGGATTATGCAGCCTGGTACAGCGCGATCCCCGGCCTGAAGGTCGTCATGCCCTACACGGCGTCCGACGCAAAGGGCCTGCTGAAAGCGGCGATCCGCGATCCGAACCCGGTGATCTTCCTCGAAAACGAAATTCTCTACGGCCAGCACTTCGACGTGCCGAAGCTCGATAATTTCGTTCTGCCGATCGGCAAGGCCCGCATCCATCGTCAGGGCAAGGACGCCACGGTCGTCTCCTTCGGCATCGGCATGACCTATGCGACGAAGGCGGTTGCCGAACTCGAAAAGATCGGCATTGACGTCGAACTGATCGACCTTCGCACCATCCGTCCGATGGATCTTCCGACGGTCATCGAATCGGTCAAGAAGACCGGCCGCCTGGTCACCGTCGAGGAAGGTTATCCGCAGTCATCCGTCGGCACCGAAATCGCCACCCGCGTCATGCAGCAGGCCTTCGACTATCTCGATGCGCCGATCCTGACGATTGCGGGCAAGGACGTGCCGATGCCTTACGCCGCCAATCTCGAAAAGCTGGCGCTTCCGAACGTCGGCGAAGTCGTCGATGCGGTGAAGGCTGTTTGCTACAAATAA